One genomic segment of Desulfocapsa sulfexigens DSM 10523 includes these proteins:
- a CDS encoding acyltransferase family protein, which produces MQTQKDTPLFGKEQAAHIKGAAIIMLILHHLFLFPSNKPWFTSIIGNRWGGIEFFISSVSKLCIPLFFFVSGYGLWQASRSDQHLWKSTFRRLRAIYTIYIVTVVITVLLYFFVNGSWVLLSRRHAAETFLGTNIAINGSWWFFIIYVELLLLTPLAVHFVRRFSWLYLALLSSFVYLLSPESGFSFFADQIARLDLSAIMYEPFPLNLLWFNQFYFFTGFCLAASGLFETILRGSIKTMGRSLLRYGIALGLIGAIFCFRYYLIDISSALGILSKEGLNIFQRTLIRTRADFILGPLLIYAMVLLLHHHRLRSLAFLGNHSAPIWLIHGTVIALLLQPMKSIRPWSPLVFFLVLSLCVLYALAYSSVASWLRKKWLH; this is translated from the coding sequence GTGCAAACACAAAAAGACACGCCACTCTTCGGGAAAGAGCAGGCCGCCCATATCAAAGGGGCAGCCATTATCATGTTGATTCTGCATCACCTCTTTCTTTTTCCCTCCAACAAACCCTGGTTCACCAGCATTATAGGGAATCGCTGGGGTGGTATTGAGTTTTTCATCTCCTCGGTAAGTAAGCTCTGCATCCCGCTTTTTTTCTTTGTTAGTGGCTATGGTCTCTGGCAGGCTTCCCGCTCCGACCAGCACCTTTGGAAAAGCACCTTCCGCCGCCTGCGAGCTATTTACACCATCTATATTGTTACGGTGGTAATAACAGTGCTCCTGTACTTCTTTGTAAACGGCTCCTGGGTACTGCTGTCAAGACGACATGCCGCTGAAACATTTCTTGGCACCAATATAGCCATTAACGGCTCCTGGTGGTTTTTCATTATCTACGTTGAACTCCTTCTTCTCACACCTCTGGCTGTCCATTTTGTGAGAAGGTTTTCCTGGCTATATCTGGCATTACTTTCATCCTTTGTCTATCTGTTGTCTCCCGAAAGCGGCTTCAGTTTTTTTGCGGACCAGATCGCCAGGCTCGACCTCTCTGCCATTATGTACGAACCATTTCCCCTGAACCTCCTCTGGTTCAATCAGTTTTACTTTTTTACAGGGTTTTGCCTTGCAGCTTCGGGTCTTTTTGAAACCATCCTTCGTGGCTCGATAAAAACAATGGGCCGTTCCCTGTTGCGATACGGCATTGCCCTTGGCCTTATTGGAGCAATCTTCTGTTTTCGCTATTATCTGATCGATATCAGCTCGGCTCTTGGAATTCTTTCAAAGGAAGGATTAAATATCTTTCAACGCACTCTTATCAGAACCAGGGCCGATTTCATTCTGGGCCCCCTGCTGATTTACGCCATGGTTCTTCTCCTGCATCACCACAGATTACGATCACTCGCATTCCTGGGCAATCACTCCGCACCAATCTGGCTGATCCACGGAACAGTGATAGCACTACTATTACAGCCCATGAAAAGTATTCGTCCCTGGTCACCGCTTGTCTTCTTTCTGGTGTTGTCTCTCTGTGTACTCTATGCTCTTGCCTATTCATCTGTCGCCAGCTGGTTACGAAAGAAATGGCTACATTGA
- a CDS encoding tetratricopeptide repeat protein: protein MNSFVFLLLALFLQSCTHLVFLDPKIDRLTLLDEYQAGQEFGKALSLIADTPEEYPHALEIEKRRRLILDELRAYEKSVISTALKQERKNEWPAAKLTYSQALQKSGESKTLESAQQNMLLRFQKKLDNLEYEELIITGEWLQKKLPLLEDLHASSPNDLVVQWKYSRTKNDAREIALQLLHLGEQMLAENNLAMARRIVPLVVELYPGPEADSQMDRLDKQIRKRAIEKQKDRKKVAIRKDKKSMESFNKAMAFGKLAEARQHLSRLTAGAQKTVAVELMQERLHREISEYVEEELSVGDSFYRAGDYEQAIRAWENIIALEPENETVKSKLKRAETIVEKLHSLRKRQIEGAGGEKNSSM from the coding sequence ATGAACTCTTTCGTCTTCCTCCTTTTAGCGTTGTTCCTTCAAAGTTGTACCCATTTGGTATTCCTTGATCCTAAAATTGACCGTCTCACCCTTCTTGATGAGTACCAGGCAGGGCAGGAATTTGGCAAGGCTCTCAGCCTTATAGCGGATACTCCAGAAGAGTATCCACATGCCCTGGAAATTGAGAAAAGACGGAGGCTGATCCTTGATGAACTGCGGGCCTATGAAAAATCTGTTATTTCCACCGCCCTGAAGCAGGAGCGAAAAAACGAATGGCCTGCCGCTAAACTTACGTATAGTCAGGCACTGCAAAAGAGTGGAGAGTCTAAAACCCTGGAGTCTGCGCAGCAGAACATGCTCCTCCGTTTTCAGAAAAAATTAGATAACCTGGAGTATGAGGAGTTGATTATTACGGGAGAATGGCTGCAAAAGAAGCTGCCTCTTTTGGAGGACCTTCATGCCAGTAGCCCGAATGATCTGGTTGTTCAATGGAAATATTCCCGTACTAAAAATGATGCGAGGGAAATTGCTTTGCAGTTGCTGCATCTTGGCGAACAGATGCTTGCGGAAAACAACCTTGCAATGGCGCGTCGCATTGTTCCGCTGGTTGTGGAGTTGTATCCCGGTCCAGAGGCAGACTCTCAGATGGATCGTCTGGATAAACAGATCCGGAAGAGAGCGATTGAGAAGCAGAAGGACAGAAAAAAAGTTGCTATAAGGAAAGATAAGAAGAGTATGGAATCTTTTAATAAGGCAATGGCTTTTGGAAAGTTGGCCGAGGCTCGTCAACACCTCTCTCGGTTGACAGCAGGTGCTCAGAAAACTGTGGCGGTGGAACTTATGCAGGAGCGTCTGCATCGTGAGATCAGCGAATATGTTGAGGAAGAATTGTCCGTTGGGGACTCTTTTTATCGTGCAGGGGATTACGAACAGGCTATACGAGCGTGGGAAAACATTATAGCGCTAGAACCCGAGAATGAAACAGTAAAAAGTAAACTGAAACGAGCAGAAACGATTGTTGAGAAATTACATTCTTTACGGAAACGTCAGATAGAGGGAGCTGGAGGAGAGAAGAACAGTTCAATGTAG
- a CDS encoding adenylate/guanylate cyclase domain-containing protein — MIEQKTQVERRRQFLSSFFKGIVSSSIAVKLASIITTVIIIGMGLLSLLILGNQSLVFDQQADAYAAALGDQLAIAAVEPVLADDRQAVDQLTSNLVYNEGIEGVAIYTDQSALLSGIGIIPSVNPASIHDGQPMYWSVGEEDPVDLSSYVSNITFRDLTVGYCVITFDRSFMGAAYGNTLQTIMLITALMLSLGIVVAVLIGRRLSRPVQQLVDGTQEISQGNYQFRFEECRKDELGQLMGSLNTMTEGLSRKKHVEQTFSRHVSPDVASTLMDDTENRLGGSHVEATVLYADIAGFTSLSEKLDPESLNRLLNDYFTLIDQIARDHKGHIDKYIGDCAMILFGAPIEDREHGLNGVHCGIEIQRMITEFNRQRCDQGLITVEFSVAVNSGTMLAGNIGSERRMEYTVIGDAVNLAARLSSIAAGGEILVTRELHDSLSLAILYQTSLAQTIRLRGKAAPSEIWKVEAQSKQVVSMEFAKMNHSGMVH, encoded by the coding sequence ATGATTGAGCAGAAGACACAGGTTGAGAGGAGGCGACAATTTCTTTCTTCTTTTTTTAAGGGGATCGTTTCTTCATCCATTGCTGTCAAGCTGGCCTCTATTATCACTACTGTCATTATCATCGGAATGGGACTTCTGAGTCTTCTTATTCTTGGGAATCAGAGCCTTGTGTTTGATCAGCAGGCAGATGCTTACGCAGCAGCATTGGGTGATCAATTGGCCATTGCCGCTGTCGAGCCTGTTCTGGCAGACGACCGTCAGGCCGTGGATCAACTCACTTCCAACCTCGTGTACAATGAGGGCATAGAAGGTGTCGCCATATATACAGATCAGTCAGCCCTCCTTTCTGGTATCGGAATTATTCCCTCTGTAAACCCTGCCAGCATACATGACGGTCAACCCATGTACTGGTCAGTTGGAGAGGAAGACCCTGTTGACCTTAGTTCTTACGTCAGTAATATCACTTTTCGGGATTTGACAGTTGGGTACTGCGTTATTACATTCGATCGTTCCTTTATGGGGGCGGCCTATGGGAATACTCTGCAGACCATTATGCTTATAACAGCTCTTATGCTCAGTCTTGGGATCGTTGTTGCGGTCCTGATTGGAAGAAGGCTGTCCCGTCCTGTTCAGCAGCTTGTCGATGGGACCCAGGAAATATCCCAGGGAAATTATCAGTTTCGCTTTGAAGAGTGTCGTAAGGATGAGTTGGGGCAGCTTATGGGGTCCCTGAACACCATGACAGAGGGGCTTTCCAGGAAGAAACACGTGGAGCAGACCTTTTCGCGCCATGTTTCACCCGATGTGGCATCCACTCTGATGGATGATACGGAAAACCGTCTTGGTGGCAGCCATGTAGAGGCAACGGTATTGTATGCAGATATAGCAGGCTTCACCAGTTTGAGTGAAAAATTAGACCCGGAATCTTTGAACCGGCTCCTCAATGACTATTTTACCCTTATTGATCAGATTGCCAGAGATCATAAGGGGCACATTGATAAATATATTGGAGATTGTGCTATGATCCTCTTTGGGGCACCCATTGAGGATAGGGAACACGGTTTGAATGGGGTGCATTGCGGTATTGAAATACAACGGATGATCACAGAGTTTAACAGGCAGCGCTGCGACCAGGGGCTGATTACAGTGGAGTTCAGCGTTGCTGTTAATTCCGGCACTATGCTTGCGGGGAATATTGGATCAGAAAGACGTATGGAGTATACAGTAATAGGTGATGCCGTAAACCTTGCTGCCAGGCTCTCATCCATTGCAGCAGGCGGTGAGATACTTGTAACCCGGGAACTGCACGATTCCCTTTCGCTGGCCATTCTGTATCAAACTAGTCTGGCCCAAACTATTCGACTACGGGGAAAGGCGGCTCCTTCGGAAATCTGGAAAGTTGAGGCTCAATCGAAACAGGTAGTTTCCATGGAATTTGCCAAAATGAACCATTCTGGCATGGTTCATTAA
- a CDS encoding lysophospholipid acyltransferase family protein has product MEQLIYTNNRYHTPANATSFWGKLFPSFSFYMSFLANVYFSSRKAKQGNYDNAAWCQSSYKVLRALERTGLQVSIAGVEYLRGLDSPCVIVGNHVSMMDTVIVPAIVVQERPMTFIIKESLMEYPVFKHVMRSRNPIALSRKNAREDLKKVLSEGQKRLQQGISVAVFPQTTRGTDFDPKQFNTIGVKLALKAGVPVLPLALKTDAWTNGKIIKDLGRIRPEISTHFCFGPPITVEDKGKEAHRKVIEFISGKLKEWQ; this is encoded by the coding sequence ATGGAACAGCTAATATATACCAACAACCGCTATCATACCCCAGCGAATGCAACTTCTTTCTGGGGGAAGCTCTTTCCGTCATTCTCATTCTATATGAGTTTTCTGGCTAACGTCTATTTTTCCAGCAGAAAAGCAAAACAGGGGAATTATGACAATGCAGCATGGTGTCAATCAAGCTACAAAGTCCTACGGGCCCTGGAACGGACAGGACTGCAGGTATCGATAGCCGGTGTTGAATACCTGCGGGGCCTTGACTCTCCCTGCGTCATTGTAGGTAACCATGTCAGCATGATGGATACGGTTATTGTTCCAGCTATCGTGGTTCAGGAAAGACCCATGACTTTTATCATCAAAGAGAGCCTGATGGAGTACCCGGTGTTTAAACACGTGATGCGGTCACGGAACCCCATTGCCCTCAGCAGGAAAAATGCCCGGGAGGACTTGAAAAAAGTACTCAGTGAGGGACAAAAACGACTGCAACAGGGCATATCCGTCGCTGTTTTTCCACAAACCACCAGGGGGACAGATTTTGATCCAAAACAGTTTAACACCATCGGAGTCAAACTTGCCTTGAAGGCTGGGGTTCCGGTACTCCCCCTCGCCCTGAAGACCGATGCCTGGACAAACGGTAAGATCATTAAGGATCTGGGGCGAATCCGCCCGGAAATTTCAACCCATTTTTGCTTTGGCCCACCAATTACCGTTGAAGACAAAGGAAAAGAAGCTCACCGCAAGGTAATTGAATTTATCAGTGGAAAGTTGAAGGAGTGGCAATAA
- a CDS encoding tetratricopeptide repeat protein, with protein MTDFLQKIVCGVCFFLLTSSQLLWAVEEDTQVQFQNAAAAYSRGDYQMAIQLFESLTGGGVSAPLYYNLANSYAQAGQSGRAILNYERALRLAPGDSDSRGNLELVRKNSGLFQEEQSFIQRFVSFIGLNQWLGLTVTAFVLFWVVLLVPIFPSYKRTTRYGLAAACLVVMVVATVGAAGQYQHWQDGVVVVSDARLRVSPFESAASIGTIQEGRMVHPERVHNNYVLVVDEAGRSGWLAAEAFEFIATPSTFH; from the coding sequence ATGACAGACTTTTTACAGAAGATTGTATGTGGGGTCTGTTTTTTTCTCCTGACTTCATCACAGCTGCTGTGGGCGGTTGAAGAAGATACCCAGGTACAGTTTCAGAATGCTGCAGCAGCGTACAGCAGGGGTGATTACCAGATGGCGATTCAGCTTTTTGAATCATTAACGGGGGGGGGAGTATCAGCACCACTTTACTATAATCTGGCAAACAGTTACGCTCAGGCCGGCCAGAGTGGCAGGGCTATTCTTAACTATGAGCGGGCATTGCGGCTGGCACCCGGAGACTCCGATAGTCGTGGAAATCTTGAACTCGTTCGCAAAAACAGCGGGTTGTTTCAGGAAGAGCAGTCTTTTATACAGCGCTTTGTCTCTTTTATCGGCCTGAATCAGTGGCTGGGGCTCACGGTAACAGCTTTTGTACTTTTTTGGGTGGTTCTGCTGGTACCGATCTTTCCTTCATATAAACGAACGACTCGCTACGGGCTTGCTGCAGCCTGTCTGGTTGTCATGGTAGTGGCTACTGTTGGAGCTGCCGGACAATATCAACATTGGCAGGATGGGGTCGTTGTGGTATCGGATGCACGACTTCGGGTGTCACCTTTTGAGTCTGCTGCTTCAATTGGTACCATTCAGGAAGGGCGAATGGTCCATCCTGAAAGGGTACACAATAACTATGTCCTTGTCGTCGACGAAGCTGGACGCAGTGGCTGGTTGGCAGCCGAGGCTTTTGAGTTTATTGCCACTCCTTCAACTTTCCACTGA
- a CDS encoding BatD family protein — MKSRDNFSYNRIMKVPGFIKGLLRRVPVHPSSTALGTVLFLLLTLPVVQSAYAEVEVTASLNVSSFPLDRAAALTISVTGARSSEPQMPEVEGLRFYQRGQSTQMNLINGAYSASVSTLFHVEAFREGDFTIPAIKVVTGEGTVMTRPITFTVTAPQAATVQPQTSGGSSSARLRSGESDKVAFLRVLPVKEKSYSGEIVPVQIKVYFRDTIKANLNSLPQLQGDGFVLQQLEREPEQTRELVNDSRYNVLSWQSALSGIKEGVHQLSVDIAATLLLPEQRTSPFGGHDPFFNNFFSSYSEKEVTIASPPLSLTVLPLPLDGKPEGFSGAIGDFNLDVTASPLTVAPGDPITLTMTISGQGNFDRVQVPKLATEEGWKTYTPSSEFLKDGGPGHGKKIFEQALVAKDQNLQQIPAIRFSYFDPLSTTYKTLIADPVPLNIQERETEEAPSVAVKVDKDQGKEEMKPAEAEQEVVPPLNGLAPLQLTPGELNQELTPLFARKWFQVLAGLLLLLLLVVLVLKLRAARYAGNARLQREQAMKHLLLLRVQEIEQALAVNDSRGFLAACRRAIQEQLGLVWEMEAGAITYADLEKRLSTDSPLLPIFRAADESAYGGQELNPQEMQGIVSELKKELEGLR, encoded by the coding sequence ATGAAGAGTAGAGACAATTTTTCATATAATAGAATAATGAAAGTGCCTGGCTTCATCAAGGGGCTCCTGAGAAGAGTGCCGGTTCACCCTTCATCAACAGCGTTAGGTACTGTATTGTTTCTTTTATTGACGCTGCCAGTTGTTCAATCTGCATATGCTGAGGTGGAGGTGACGGCATCATTGAATGTTTCCAGCTTCCCACTGGATCGCGCCGCGGCACTCACCATTTCTGTGACAGGAGCACGGTCGTCAGAGCCGCAGATGCCTGAAGTTGAAGGACTTCGTTTTTATCAACGGGGTCAGTCCACTCAGATGAATCTGATTAACGGTGCCTATTCGGCATCTGTCTCAACTCTGTTTCATGTGGAGGCATTTCGTGAGGGTGATTTTACCATTCCCGCCATAAAGGTTGTGACAGGTGAGGGAACCGTGATGACCCGCCCGATCACTTTTACAGTAACAGCTCCACAGGCTGCGACGGTGCAGCCACAGACGTCGGGTGGCTCTTCTTCTGCCAGGCTTCGCTCCGGAGAGTCCGATAAAGTAGCTTTTCTTCGGGTATTACCTGTTAAAGAAAAAAGTTACAGCGGTGAGATTGTTCCGGTGCAGATAAAAGTATATTTTCGTGACACTATTAAGGCGAATCTTAACAGTTTGCCGCAGTTGCAGGGGGACGGCTTTGTGCTTCAGCAGCTGGAACGTGAGCCGGAGCAGACCAGGGAACTTGTAAATGACAGTCGCTACAACGTGCTATCGTGGCAGTCGGCCTTGTCAGGGATTAAAGAGGGTGTTCATCAGCTGAGTGTGGATATTGCTGCAACCCTTCTTCTCCCGGAACAACGAACCAGTCCTTTTGGTGGCCATGATCCATTTTTTAATAATTTCTTTTCTTCCTACAGCGAAAAAGAGGTGACCATTGCAAGCCCTCCACTCAGCCTGACCGTACTTCCTCTGCCGCTGGATGGTAAACCGGAAGGGTTTAGTGGTGCTATTGGAGATTTCAATCTGGATGTCACTGCAAGCCCACTTACGGTGGCACCCGGCGATCCCATTACTCTTACCATGACCATAAGTGGTCAGGGGAATTTTGATCGGGTTCAGGTGCCGAAACTGGCTACTGAAGAGGGTTGGAAGACCTACACGCCATCCTCAGAGTTTTTAAAGGATGGTGGGCCCGGCCATGGAAAGAAGATTTTTGAGCAGGCGCTCGTTGCAAAAGATCAGAACCTGCAACAAATTCCGGCCATCAGATTCAGCTATTTTGATCCGCTTAGCACCACATATAAGACCCTGATTGCAGATCCTGTTCCTCTGAATATCCAGGAGAGGGAAACGGAGGAGGCGCCATCTGTAGCTGTAAAAGTAGACAAGGATCAGGGAAAAGAGGAGATGAAACCTGCAGAGGCCGAGCAGGAGGTTGTTCCGCCGCTGAATGGTCTGGCTCCCCTGCAATTGACTCCCGGAGAATTGAATCAGGAATTGACGCCTCTGTTTGCAAGAAAATGGTTTCAGGTTCTGGCCGGGTTGTTGCTTCTCCTGCTCCTGGTAGTATTGGTGTTGAAACTAAGGGCGGCGCGATATGCGGGGAATGCACGACTGCAAAGGGAGCAGGCCATGAAACATCTGCTTCTGTTACGTGTCCAGGAAATCGAACAGGCCCTTGCGGTCAATGACTCAAGGGGGTTCCTGGCCGCCTGTCGCAGAGCTATTCAGGAGCAACTTGGCCTTGTCTGGGAAATGGAGGCGGGGGCAATTACCTATGCCGACCTGGAGAAACGACTTTCCACCGATTCACCTCTTTTGCCAATATTCAGGGCTGCAGATGAAAGTGCCTATGGTGGGCAGGAGTTAAATCCTCAGGAGATGCAGGGTATTGTGAGTGAATTGAAAAAGGAACTGGAAGGGCTGAGATGA
- a CDS encoding VWA domain-containing protein, with amino-acid sequence MSEMITFGAPFWFSVGAVTLIILIFLYRKIAQKRQKQLQKFAAPHLLGKLCANVSLERRLLKRILLLTAIGCCFIALARPQYGFKWIDVKRKGIDILFAVDTSKSMLAEDVSPNRLKRAKFAILDFVSQLEGDRVGILPFAGSAFLMCPMTIDYSAFESSLEAIDTTIIPRGGTDLAAAIVEAETVLSNEANHKILVLITDGENLQGDVLKAAEAAAEKGMTIYTVGVGSSEGELIPFMENGRSGFVKDESGNFITSRLDETMLGQIAELSGGLYVPLGNSGEGLQTIYQKKLSLIPKEKLAEKRHKVALERFVWPLGVAIALLMIEFLLGGRKSARSLRLPFIKTAGRRRKQEAAAVLVLLFGLGTLAWVEDAEASKGEDAYASGDFLTSSTFYDEQLQESPNDARLHYNYGTAAYKNNMFEDAAKAFTEALKSDDLELQKEAYYNRGNALFQRGKETLQTDPQHSIQMWSEAVASFDGALQLDSTHDDAHYNLELVKKKLEELKKQQEQQDQEKKDQDQNSDDNKEQQEQKQDQDQGQQSEDEDSSENDSGDQESQESGQEQRNDSDSAKEDEGDETGQDQQDTSAAGEEQQEENKDAAEEDAARDKEQQEATARAQERRSQGKMTEEEAKQLLNSLKDETGELNFVPGAISNGTRDQKISKDW; translated from the coding sequence ATGAGTGAAATGATCACATTTGGTGCTCCTTTCTGGTTTTCTGTTGGGGCAGTAACTCTTATCATCCTTATTTTTTTGTATAGGAAAATCGCTCAGAAAAGACAAAAACAGCTGCAGAAGTTTGCAGCTCCACACTTGCTTGGAAAATTGTGCGCTAATGTTTCTCTTGAGCGACGTCTCTTGAAAAGAATCCTCCTTCTTACGGCGATTGGCTGCTGTTTTATAGCACTTGCCAGACCGCAGTACGGTTTTAAATGGATAGATGTGAAGCGAAAGGGTATTGATATTTTGTTTGCTGTGGATACCTCAAAAAGCATGTTGGCAGAGGATGTCAGTCCTAATCGTCTCAAACGGGCAAAATTTGCCATTCTGGATTTTGTGAGCCAGCTGGAAGGGGACAGGGTGGGAATCCTGCCCTTTGCGGGGTCAGCCTTTCTGATGTGTCCCATGACCATTGATTACAGTGCCTTTGAAAGTTCTCTTGAGGCAATTGATACCACGATCATCCCCAGGGGCGGGACCGATTTGGCGGCAGCAATCGTTGAAGCGGAAACAGTCCTTTCAAACGAAGCGAACCATAAGATACTGGTGTTGATTACCGATGGTGAAAATCTTCAGGGAGATGTCTTAAAAGCTGCAGAGGCTGCAGCAGAAAAGGGTATGACCATCTACACCGTTGGCGTTGGCAGCAGTGAGGGAGAACTGATACCCTTTATGGAGAATGGCAGGAGTGGTTTTGTTAAGGACGAGTCGGGGAATTTTATCACCTCACGCCTTGATGAAACCATGCTTGGGCAAATTGCAGAGCTGTCAGGGGGACTGTATGTGCCGCTTGGAAACAGTGGTGAAGGATTGCAGACCATATACCAGAAGAAGTTATCTCTTATCCCTAAGGAAAAGCTTGCGGAAAAACGACATAAGGTTGCTTTGGAACGATTCGTGTGGCCTCTGGGTGTTGCCATTGCTTTACTCATGATCGAGTTTCTGCTTGGAGGAAGAAAATCCGCCCGTAGCCTGCGACTTCCCTTTATAAAAACGGCAGGACGTCGAAGAAAACAGGAGGCTGCGGCTGTTCTGGTGCTACTTTTTGGACTGGGGACTCTGGCATGGGTGGAGGATGCTGAGGCGTCAAAGGGAGAAGATGCTTACGCCTCAGGAGATTTTCTTACGTCTTCAACGTTCTACGATGAACAGTTGCAGGAGTCTCCAAATGATGCCAGGTTACACTACAATTACGGAACTGCAGCGTATAAAAATAATATGTTTGAGGATGCGGCCAAGGCATTCACCGAAGCACTGAAAAGTGATGATCTCGAGCTTCAGAAGGAGGCATATTATAATCGGGGTAATGCCCTGTTCCAGAGAGGCAAAGAAACGCTGCAGACTGACCCTCAACACAGCATTCAAATGTGGAGTGAGGCCGTGGCGTCCTTCGATGGTGCCCTTCAGCTGGATTCTACGCATGATGACGCCCATTATAATCTTGAGCTTGTAAAGAAGAAGCTTGAGGAACTCAAAAAACAGCAGGAACAGCAGGATCAGGAAAAGAAAGATCAGGATCAAAACTCAGACGACAATAAAGAGCAGCAGGAGCAGAAGCAGGATCAGGATCAGGGCCAGCAAAGCGAGGATGAGGATTCCTCTGAAAACGATTCCGGAGACCAGGAATCACAGGAGAGTGGGCAGGAGCAGCGGAATGATTCAGATTCTGCAAAGGAAGATGAAGGTGACGAGACGGGGCAGGATCAACAGGATACCTCTGCTGCCGGAGAAGAACAGCAGGAAGAAAATAAGGATGCCGCAGAAGAGGATGCAGCCAGGGACAAAGAGCAGCAGGAAGCGACAGCAAGGGCTCAGGAACGAAGAAGTCAGGGGAAAATGACGGAAGAAGAAGCTAAACAGCTCTTGAATAGTTTAAAAGATGAGACGGGTGAGTTGAATTTTGTTCCAGGGGCCATTTCCAATGGTACCAGGGATCAGAAAATATCAAAGGATTGGTAA
- a CDS encoding VWA domain-containing protein: MRFLHPEFLWLLALLPLLAILRGRRSAAPALVFSSTSIAAVLAEGRKTGPGGIIAALRLLGLGFLILAFARPQLGNTTTEIEASGIDILLAVDVSGSMEALDFTLKGKSANRLDVVKSVMHTFIMERPNDRIGLLAFSGRPYMVSPLTLDHDWLVQRLDSLSIGMIEDGTAIGSAIGSGLNRLRDRDAKSRIMILLTDGMNNAGTVPPLVAAEAAETLGIKVYTIGAGTRGEAPMPVKDRFGRKRLMRVRVDIDDETLGQVAEMTGGRYFRATDTKSLEKVYQEINTMETTTRNIKKFENYRELYSWFVFAALFFLGIEIMLGRRRLP; this comes from the coding sequence ATGCGATTTTTACACCCGGAATTTCTCTGGCTTCTCGCCCTCCTGCCTCTGCTCGCCATTCTACGTGGGAGAAGAAGTGCTGCACCCGCACTTGTTTTTTCCTCCACCTCCATTGCTGCTGTTTTAGCAGAAGGACGGAAAACAGGGCCGGGGGGGATAATCGCTGCGCTTCGCCTTCTGGGCCTGGGGTTTCTTATCCTTGCCTTCGCGCGTCCCCAGCTCGGGAATACCACCACTGAAATTGAAGCAAGCGGCATTGATATTCTGCTGGCGGTTGATGTTTCGGGTTCCATGGAGGCACTGGATTTCACCTTGAAAGGAAAGTCTGCCAACAGGCTTGATGTCGTGAAATCGGTTATGCACACCTTTATTATGGAGCGGCCCAATGATCGTATTGGGCTGCTTGCCTTCAGTGGCCGTCCCTATATGGTGAGTCCTCTTACACTGGATCATGACTGGCTGGTACAGCGTCTGGATTCTTTGTCCATAGGGATGATTGAGGACGGTACTGCGATTGGTTCGGCCATTGGCAGCGGACTGAACCGTCTCCGTGATCGTGATGCCAAGTCGCGCATCATGATTCTCCTCACCGATGGGATGAACAACGCCGGTACGGTCCCACCTCTTGTTGCAGCTGAGGCCGCTGAAACACTTGGGATCAAGGTCTATACCATTGGTGCCGGAACAAGAGGCGAGGCTCCAATGCCTGTAAAAGACCGGTTTGGGCGAAAACGTCTTATGCGGGTCAGGGTTGATATCGATGATGAAACGTTGGGGCAGGTTGCTGAAATGACAGGGGGACGTTATTTTCGGGCTACCGACACAAAATCTCTGGAGAAGGTCTATCAAGAGATAAATACCATGGAAACCACTACCCGAAACATCAAGAAATTTGAAAATTACCGGGAGCTTTACTCCTGGTTTGTCTTTGCTGCCCTATTTTTTCTGGGAATTGAGATTATGCTTGGGAGGAGGCGCCTGCCATGA
- a CDS encoding DUF4381 family protein, which produces MNQEQLQLRDIHPPLPLPEDPNYLLFALVILVFLIMAALFFWFFRLRKKAVILPSAHETALEDLKRARSRMNGEEALSYAQEVSDILRRYIENRFHIQTTRQTTKEFFGHLTDNLGVRQITFSEKHRNSLRECLNQCDMAKFARCTPDLNGMKKMETAIGDFIESTRETRDGGR; this is translated from the coding sequence ATGAATCAGGAACAGTTGCAACTTCGTGATATCCACCCTCCCTTACCGTTACCTGAAGATCCGAACTATCTGCTGTTCGCTCTAGTAATACTCGTTTTTTTGATTATGGCAGCCCTGTTCTTCTGGTTTTTTCGTCTGCGAAAGAAGGCTGTTATTCTCCCTTCTGCCCATGAAACGGCACTGGAGGACCTCAAGCGGGCCAGGAGCAGAATGAATGGCGAGGAGGCCCTGTCATATGCCCAGGAAGTCTCTGATATTTTACGGCGCTATATTGAAAATCGTTTTCACATTCAAACGACCAGACAAACCACGAAAGAGTTTTTCGGTCATCTTACAGACAATCTTGGAGTCAGGCAGATAACATTTTCGGAGAAACATCGTAACAGTCTGCGGGAATGTCTTAATCAGTGCGATATGGCGAAATTTGCCCGTTGTACCCCGGATCTGAATGGTATGAAAAAAATGGAAACAGCGATAGGGGATTTTATCGAATCCACCCGCGAAACCAGGGACGGAGGCAGGTAG